AGAAAAAGGGCGTTCGCTGGAAGTCAGCGAACGCCCTTGGACGTTATGGTGGTGGAGCTGGCGGGAATTGAACCCGCGTCCGCAAGCCTTCATCGAGCAGATCTACATGTTTAGCGGTCTGTTTTGAATCTCGCCACCGTCATCGCGCAGTCGCACGCTACAACAGCAGCCAGCACCCTATTTTCTTACCCCAATCCAAGGTACCCGGATCAGGGCCAGCCCATGTAATTATCCTTGCAGCCGGGAGGCTCTGATTGCTCAGAACCCCCTTGCCCAGCCCATCGGCCAACTGTTGCAAGGCTCACTGGCAATTAAGCAGCGAGTGCGAAACGTTCGTCGTTTGCAGTTAGTTTTTTAAATCGAGATTTACGAGCGTGACTCAAGCTCGACATGCACCACACCGATTCCGAACCCACGTCGAAACCAGGACAGCCCCAGGCTTTCTATTTTAGGCCACTGCGATCCGTTGCAAGAGCTCCAGCGGAGAATTAATTGAGGTGTGGGCATTCCACCGCGTGATGTCGGTTTGCGCACCAAGATAGCCATAGGTTGCAGCCACCGTCGCCATACCGGCAGCATGTCCGGCGATGATATCCCTCTCGTCATCGCCCACATAGATGCAGCGACCAGGGTCCACCCCTAAACGCCTAGCAGCCTCCTGCAAAGGAGCGGGATGGGGCTTGGCGTGGGGTGTTGTGTCACCACTGATAACGACCTCAGCGGCCGCCAGCAGAGGCATGGAGCGTGTCAAAGGGTCTGTAAAGCGCATCGATTTGTTTGTCACGATGCCCCAGCGCAGCTGGCGCAACCGCAAGGCTTCCAGCATCTCAGCCACCCCATCAAAGATGGACGTCGATACGGTCATGCGGCGTTCATAGTTCACGAAGAACTCCTCCCGCATCCCCGGGAAATCGGGGTGTTCGGGGTTCATTCCGAACGCTTGCGCCAACATGCCACGGGCACCAGCGCCAGCCATCGGGCGGTACAGATCGAGGGGATAGGAGGAGAGGCCGCGGTCAGTGCGCATCTTGTCGGCAGCCGCTCCAAGGTCCGGTGCACTGTCAATCAAGGTACCGTCCAGATCAAACAGCACAGCCTCAATGTTGTTGAACATACGGAGCAATCAAGAAAATTTTTGGGTTGCCAGCATGTAATTGACACTGGTGTCGGCGCTGAGCCAATACCGGCGCGTGACCGGGTTGTATTCAAGCCCCTTGGTGTGAAGCACATCCAGGCCTGCCGCTCTGCAACTGGATGCCAGTTCGCTGGGCTTGATCATCTTGGCGTACTCGTGCGTACCTCGGGGCAGCATATTCAGCAGGTACTCCGCCCCCACAATGGCCAGCATAAAAGCCTTGGCGTTGCGGTGCAAGGTTGAGAAAAAAACCCATCCACCGGGCTTCACCAGTTGGGCGCAGGCTTGCACCACAGAGTGTGGGTCCGGCACATGCTCCAGCATTTCCATGCAGGTCACCACATCAAAACTGGAGGGTTGTTCTTCAGCCAGAGCTTCTACGCTGATTTCTCGGTATTGAATGTGGGGGGTGCCAGTTTCCAGTGCATGCAGTTGGGCTACACGCAAGGATTTGGTGGCCAAGTCAATACCCGTCACATCGGCCCCTTTACGGGCCATGGAGTCGGCCAAGATCCCTCCTCCACAACCAACATCCAGAACTCTGCACCGGTCCAAACCTGCGTGGGTGTTGATCCAGTCCAAACGAAGCGGGTTGATTTGGTGTAGCGGACGGAACTCGCTTTCTGGATCCCACCAACGGTGCGCTAAATCAGAGAATTTCGCCAGCTCAGCAGGGTCTGCGTTGATTGATTCGATCATTTCGCCATTTTCCTCTATTCCATACCCTCAATGGCTTTTGGCAATTGCCATCGGCCAGTCATCACCTCGCCATCAAAATTGAAAAAGCCTGAGATTCGCCAAAATGATGAAAATCACTCAGGCATAAAAAAAAGCCCCTGACGGGGCTTTTTTTGGAGTAATCAAAGATTACTTGGTAGCACGAGTGCCAACCACTTCGATTTCCACGCGGCGGTTCTTTGCGCGGCCTTCGGCAGTCTTGTTGTCTGCCACTGGTTGCTTCTCGCCCTTGCCTTCAGTGTAGACACGGTTCTTTTCGATGCCCTTGGACACCAAGTAAGCCTTCACGGCTTCAGAACGACGCACAGACAGCTTTTGGTTGTAAGCATCGGAGCCCACGGAGTCAGTGTGACCCACGGCGATGATGACTTCCAGGTTGATGTCCTTGACCTTGGAAACCAGGTCGTCGAGCTTTGCCTTGCCTTCAGCCTTCAGAACCGACTTGTCGAAGTCGAAGAAAGCGTCAGCAGCGTAAGTCACCTTTTGGGCGGCCACGACTGGAGCGGCAGCAGCTGGAGCTGCAGCAGCTGGGGCAGCTGGAGCTGCAGAAGCTGGGGCAGCGGCAGCTGGAGCAGCTGCTGCGATAGCGCCATCGCAACCGGCGGCTGCGGTAGCAGGCGTCCAGTTGGCATCGCGCCAGCAGTATTCATTGGTGCCGTTCTTCCAGACCAGGTCGCCGGAACCGTTCTTCCAGTTGTCCACGGATTGTGCGCCAGCGGCGGTTGCGAGCGCTGCAGAGGCAAACAACATCGCCACTTTGTTCAGTTTCTTCATGGTTCTCCTCTTGGGGAAAAAGCCGCAGCCTCGCTGCGAATCAGGACGTTTAGGGTGACCACCACCAAAAACGTTAAAACGATTGTGCCATACGTAACAGGCGAAAAGAGGCTCTAGCGCATAAGGCACCGTAGGACAAAACCGCAATAGCCCGCATATGTTGCATAGGCGCTACAAGCATCTCAGCCTAAAATGGCTCTCCTTTGCTGCCACCGCCGTCCAAATGACCCAGTTTGCCAAAGAAACCCTGCCGATCAGTCTTGAAGAAGAAATGCGGCGCAGTTACCTCGACTACGCAATGAGCGTGATCGTGGGCCGGGCCTTGCCTGACGCTCGTGACGGCCTCAAGCCGGTCCATCGCCGCGTGCTGTTTGCCATGCACGAACTCAACAACGACTGGAACCGACCTTACAAAAAGTCGGCCCGTATTGTGGGTGATGTGATCGGTAAGTACCACCCTCACGGCGACTCGGCGGTGTATGACACGATCGTTCGCATGGCGCAGGATTTCTCGCTGCGCCACATGCTGGTGGATGGACAAGGTAACTTCGGATCGGTAGACGGCGACAACGCTGCGGCGATGCGTTACACTGAAATCCGTTTGGCAAAAATCGCCCATGAGATGTTGGGCGATATCGACAAAGAAACTGTCGATTTCGGCCCCAACTATGACGGTAGTGAAAAAGAGCCGCTGGTCCTACCCAGCAAGCTCCCCAACCTCCTGGTCAATGGCTCGGCAGGTATTGCGGTGGGCATGGCAACCAACATCCCGCCGCACAACCTCAATGAGGTGGTGGATGCGTGTCTGCACATGCTGCGCAACCCCGAGACGACCATCGATGAGTTGATGGAAATCATCCCGGCCCCCGACTTCCCCACTGCCGGGATCATCTATGGCATCAACGGCGTAAAGGATGGATACCGCACAGGCCGTGGCAAAGTGGTGATGCGCGCCAAGTGCCACTTCGAAGACATTGATCGCGGCCAACGCCAAGCCATCATCGTCGACGAGCTGCCCTACCAGGTCAACAAGAAGACGCTGCAGGAGCGCATGGCCGAGCTGGTGCACGAAAAGAAGATCGAAGGCATCAGCCACATTCAGGATGAGTCCGACAAGTCGGGCATGCGCCTGGTGATCGAACTCAAGCGCGGCGAAGTGCCCGAGGTGGTGCTCAACAACCTGTACAAGCAGACCCAGCTGCAGGACACCTTCGGCATGAACATGGTGGCGCTGATCGATGGTCAGCCGCGCCTGTGCAACCTCAAGGACCTGATCAGCGTCTTCCTGCAACATCGGCGTGAAGTGGTGACACGCCGCACGGTGTTCGAGCTGCGCAAGGCACGCGATCGCGGGCATGTGCTCGAAGGCTTGGCCGTGGCACTGGCCAACATCGATGATTTCATCGCCATCATCCGCAACGCCCCCACCCCACCAGTGGCCAAAGCCGAGTTGATGACCCGCTCATGGGACAGCAAGCTCGTGCGCGAAATGTTGACGCGCACCCGCGCCGATGGCGGTGTGATCAATGCCGATGACTACCGCCCCGAAGGCCTGGAAAAAGAATTCGGCATGGGCCAGGATGGCCTATACCGTTTGTCTGAAACGCAGGCCCAGGAAATCCTGCAGATGCGCCTGCAGCGCCTGACAGGCCTGGAGCAAGACAAGATCGTGGCCGAGTACAAGGAAGTCATGGC
This Acidovorax sp. 106 DNA region includes the following protein-coding sequences:
- a CDS encoding HAD-IA family hydrolase, coding for MFNNIEAVLFDLDGTLIDSAPDLGAAADKMRTDRGLSSYPLDLYRPMAGAGARGMLAQAFGMNPEHPDFPGMREEFFVNYERRMTVSTSIFDGVAEMLEALRLRQLRWGIVTNKSMRFTDPLTRSMPLLAAAEVVISGDTTPHAKPHPAPLQEAARRLGVDPGRCIYVGDDERDIIAGHAAGMATVAATYGYLGAQTDITRWNAHTSINSPLELLQRIAVA
- the ubiG gene encoding bifunctional 2-polyprenyl-6-hydroxyphenol methylase/3-demethylubiquinol 3-O-methyltransferase UbiG — protein: MIESINADPAELAKFSDLAHRWWDPESEFRPLHQINPLRLDWINTHAGLDRCRVLDVGCGGGILADSMARKGADVTGIDLATKSLRVAQLHALETGTPHIQYREISVEALAEEQPSSFDVVTCMEMLEHVPDPHSVVQACAQLVKPGGWVFFSTLHRNAKAFMLAIVGAEYLLNMLPRGTHEYAKMIKPSELASSCRAAGLDVLHTKGLEYNPVTRRYWLSADTSVNYMLATQKFS
- the ompA gene encoding outer membrane protein OmpA; translated protein: MKKLNKVAMLFASAALATAAGAQSVDNWKNGSGDLVWKNGTNEYCWRDANWTPATAAAGCDGAIAAAAPAAAAPASAAPAAPAAAAPAAAAPVVAAQKVTYAADAFFDFDKSVLKAEGKAKLDDLVSKVKDINLEVIIAVGHTDSVGSDAYNQKLSVRRSEAVKAYLVSKGIEKNRVYTEGKGEKQPVADNKTAEGRAKNRRVEIEVVGTRATK
- the gyrA gene encoding DNA gyrase subunit A, which translates into the protein MTQFAKETLPISLEEEMRRSYLDYAMSVIVGRALPDARDGLKPVHRRVLFAMHELNNDWNRPYKKSARIVGDVIGKYHPHGDSAVYDTIVRMAQDFSLRHMLVDGQGNFGSVDGDNAAAMRYTEIRLAKIAHEMLGDIDKETVDFGPNYDGSEKEPLVLPSKLPNLLVNGSAGIAVGMATNIPPHNLNEVVDACLHMLRNPETTIDELMEIIPAPDFPTAGIIYGINGVKDGYRTGRGKVVMRAKCHFEDIDRGQRQAIIVDELPYQVNKKTLQERMAELVHEKKIEGISHIQDESDKSGMRLVIELKRGEVPEVVLNNLYKQTQLQDTFGMNMVALIDGQPRLCNLKDLISVFLQHRREVVTRRTVFELRKARDRGHVLEGLAVALANIDDFIAIIRNAPTPPVAKAELMTRSWDSKLVREMLTRTRADGGVINADDYRPEGLEKEFGMGQDGLYRLSETQAQEILQMRLQRLTGLEQDKIVAEYKEVMAVIEDLLDILAKPERVSAIIGDELTSIKTEFGQHKLGARRSIIEYSAQDLSTEDLITPTDMVVTLSHTGYIKSQPLSEYRAQKRGGRGKQATATKEDDWIDQLFIANTHDYILCFSNRGRLYWLKVWEVPAGSRGSRGRPIVNMFPLQDGEKINVVLALTGDMRTFPADRYVFMSTSMGTVKKTALDEFSNPRKGGIIAVNLDDGDYLIGAALTDGKHDVMLFSDGGKAVRFDENDVRPLGRAARGVRGMMLEESQSVIAMLVAEDETQSVLTATENGYGKRTSIVEYTRHGRGTKGMIAIQQSERNGKVVAATLVHADDEIMLITDKGVLVRTRVSEIRELGRATQGVTLIALDEGSKLSGLQRIVENDANVAESTAEGGDDAEGNPTTEGGEAPDA